TATTGTTTTGGGTTTATAACTATTATTGCTGATAAAATCACAAATTTGTAATGCAAGATTGTCTGGAGTTTGAAAATCACCAAATTCTACTTTTTGTTTACTATTATGTAATTTTAATAATTCCATCAATTTTACCTGCTTTTTGAATTACTCGACCATATTGTAATCTCCATTGTAAAGCATTAGCTATTGTTAAATAACCGATTTCAAATGGATTGTTTAGTAGTTTTTCTGCTATAATTGGACCCTCGATATCAAAATCTATCGGAAGATTTTTCTCTCTCATTAATGCAATCAAATCATCAGAATTTCCATTATTTTCAATTATTTTCTTTATACTTGTTGTTATTTGATAGTCAGCTGTTTTTGTTGAATCAACAAATATTGAATGTAAGATATTAAGTCTGCTTGATTGTAATTCATTATTATCTATTTTTTCATATACAAAAATTAATAGAGAATATCCTAAGCCGAATATTTTTTGGTTAGCAGAACGGTAGGGACATGATGATTGAGGTTGTCTATAATTTGTTACTTTTAAGTCTATTTGTAATTCAGGAAAATCAATTCCACGAGCAGAATTTCCTATTTCATATTCGTAAGTTTCCGATAAAATATTTTGGAATTTATGC
This genomic window from Candidatus Cloacimonadota bacterium contains:
- a CDS encoding restriction endonuclease, which encodes MKKKLTNKAIRDEAGKFAKAISKIENSELYNINDGKSVGTYVEHKFQNILSETYEYEIGNSARGIDFPELQIDLKVTNYRQPQSSCPYRSANQKIFGLGYSLLIFVYEKIDNNELQSSRLNILHSIFVDSTKTADYQITTSIKKIIENNGNSDDLIALMREKNLPIDFDIEGPIIAEKLLNNPFEIGYLTIANALQWRLQYGRVIQKAGKIDGIIKIT